The Paucidesulfovibrio gracilis DSM 16080 genome contains a region encoding:
- a CDS encoding TlyA family RNA methyltransferase has protein sequence MAKRIRADQLLFQQGLAESREKAKRLIMAGQALLVTKGTPVLVDKPGQQLREDDLLELKEAERFVSRGGYKLLTAIEHFNLDFEGLTCLDAGASTGGFTDCLLQHGAQKVYAVDVGTAQLHEKLRNDPRVISMENTNLRTAPADLLPETVDAVVMDVSFISLTRILPACMHYLSPAGFLVVLIKPQFELGPEKNHKGVVRNEADRLQAVTLVREFAQQELGLTVTDVVPSSIKGPKGNQEYLALLQNSPKR, from the coding sequence ATGGCGAAACGCATTCGGGCGGATCAGCTTTTGTTTCAGCAGGGACTGGCCGAGAGCCGTGAAAAGGCAAAACGCCTGATCATGGCCGGTCAAGCCCTGCTGGTGACCAAGGGTACGCCTGTTCTTGTGGACAAACCCGGTCAACAACTGCGCGAAGACGATCTTCTGGAACTGAAGGAGGCGGAACGTTTCGTAAGTCGTGGAGGGTACAAACTACTCACAGCCATTGAGCACTTCAATCTGGATTTCGAGGGTTTAACTTGCCTCGATGCCGGAGCTTCCACAGGAGGCTTTACGGACTGCCTGCTCCAGCACGGGGCGCAGAAAGTCTACGCCGTGGATGTGGGAACCGCGCAACTCCATGAAAAACTACGCAATGACCCTCGCGTGATCAGCATGGAAAACACCAATCTGCGCACGGCCCCAGCGGATTTGCTGCCGGAAACCGTAGACGCGGTGGTCATGGACGTATCGTTTATCTCATTGACGCGAATTCTTCCTGCCTGCATGCACTATCTGTCGCCCGCCGGATTTCTGGTCGTGCTCATCAAACCACAATTTGAATTGGGACCGGAAAAAAACCACAAAGGTGTTGTGCGGAACGAAGCAGACCGGCTGCAAGCGGTCACTCTGGTTCGTGAATTTGCACAACAGGAACTCGGGCTTACCGTTACGGATGTCGTTCCCTCGTCCATCAAAGGCCCGAAAGGCAACCAGGAATACCTAGCGCTCTTGCAAAATTCCCCCAAAAGATAG
- the thrC gene encoding threonine synthase, with amino-acid sequence MSTTIDANSFPVYRGRMEYVCLGCGKRFPIDELLYTCPECGGVFLLENLDFEQLKKTSGAEWRALFDARAGTKNTALRGIFRFYELIAPVLEEEDILYLGEGNTPIVKSPANLQQTTGVTAAFKNDGQNPSASFKDRGMACAFSYLQHLIRKNHWDQVLTVCASTGDTSAAAALYASAIGGPVQSVVILPQGKVTPQQLAQPLGSGATVLEVPGVFDDCMKVVEHLADNYRVALLNSKNAWRILGQESYAFEIAQWFDWDVADKCIFVPIGNAGNVTAIMAGFLKLHQLEIISDLPRIFGVQSHHADPVFRYYAVEDPTERLFEPVQVTPSVAQAAMIGNPVSFPRVRHFAERFEAIGGPGAFQVVQVTEQQIMEGMILANRNGHIACTQGGECLAGATRAGKLGLISPSELAVLDSTAHQLKFVDFQNMYFQDRFPPEFEVTPNPEMANLPTPVIDASERDRLPPEEYAVAAATNIVNRLGLEKK; translated from the coding sequence ATGTCCACCACAATCGACGCCAACTCTTTCCCCGTTTATCGGGGCCGCATGGAATACGTCTGTCTGGGTTGCGGCAAACGTTTCCCCATTGACGAACTGCTCTATACCTGCCCGGAATGCGGCGGGGTTTTTCTTTTGGAAAATCTTGACTTCGAACAGCTGAAAAAAACCTCCGGCGCTGAGTGGCGTGCTTTGTTCGACGCACGCGCAGGCACGAAGAACACGGCTTTGCGCGGTATCTTCCGTTTTTACGAACTGATCGCCCCGGTGCTTGAAGAAGAAGACATTTTGTACCTTGGCGAAGGCAACACTCCCATTGTGAAGTCTCCCGCCAATCTCCAGCAGACTACCGGAGTGACCGCGGCATTCAAAAACGACGGGCAGAACCCCTCGGCCTCCTTCAAGGATCGGGGCATGGCCTGTGCTTTCAGCTACCTGCAACATCTCATCCGCAAAAACCATTGGGACCAGGTTCTCACGGTTTGCGCGTCCACCGGCGATACTTCTGCTGCTGCCGCCCTGTATGCTTCCGCCATCGGCGGTCCGGTCCAAAGCGTTGTCATCCTCCCGCAGGGCAAGGTCACACCCCAGCAGCTCGCCCAACCCTTGGGAAGCGGCGCCACGGTGCTGGAGGTACCCGGTGTCTTTGACGACTGCATGAAAGTGGTGGAACACCTCGCCGACAACTACCGGGTGGCGCTGCTCAACTCCAAAAACGCCTGGCGTATCCTGGGACAAGAGTCCTACGCCTTTGAAATTGCGCAGTGGTTTGATTGGGATGTGGCCGACAAGTGCATTTTTGTCCCCATTGGCAACGCAGGCAATGTCACGGCCATCATGGCAGGTTTTCTGAAGCTGCATCAACTGGAAATCATCTCAGATTTACCGAGAATCTTCGGGGTTCAGTCCCATCACGCCGATCCAGTATTCCGTTACTATGCGGTTGAAGATCCAACCGAGCGCCTGTTTGAGCCGGTCCAGGTGACACCTTCCGTGGCCCAGGCCGCCATGATCGGCAACCCGGTCTCATTTCCACGTGTTCGCCATTTTGCAGAACGTTTTGAAGCCATTGGCGGCCCTGGTGCCTTCCAGGTTGTGCAGGTCACGGAGCAACAGATCATGGAAGGCATGATTCTGGCTAACCGCAACGGTCACATCGCCTGTACCCAGGGCGGCGAGTGTTTGGCCGGTGCCACCAGGGCCGGAAAATTGGGGCTTATTTCTCCGTCGGAACTCGCTGTCCTCGACTCCACCGCGCATCAGCTTAAATTCGTCGACTTCCAAAATATGTACTTCCAAGACAGGTTCCCCCCGGAATTTGAAGTCACACCGAACCCAGAAATGGCCAACCTTCCGACTCCGGTCATTGACGCATCGGAACGCGACCGCCTTCCCCCGGAAGAGTATGCCGTGGCCGCCGCAACGAATATTGTAAACCGCCTGGGCCTGGAAAAAAAATAG
- a CDS encoding DUF456 domain-containing protein, whose translation MDHIWAFLFLLLLFAAQSLNIFSLPGNWLVVIFASAWVLVRPEHGLTWLFVGVLAALAFAGEAVEWLAQSWGAKKYGASGRGNFGGFIGAIVGAILGAPFLFGVGALLGALLGAYAGCFVFEISHGRPASEASRASMGAFFGKSLGMTIKLSLGLTMFALCAPRVWP comes from the coding sequence ATGGATCATATTTGGGCTTTCCTGTTCCTGCTTCTTCTTTTTGCGGCCCAGAGCTTGAATATCTTCAGCCTTCCTGGAAACTGGCTGGTGGTAATCTTTGCCTCTGCCTGGGTTCTAGTGAGACCGGAGCATGGTCTCACGTGGCTTTTTGTCGGGGTTCTGGCTGCCTTGGCCTTTGCCGGTGAAGCGGTGGAATGGCTGGCGCAGTCGTGGGGAGCCAAAAAATACGGAGCTTCGGGACGGGGTAATTTTGGTGGTTTTATCGGTGCCATCGTAGGGGCAATCCTAGGGGCGCCTTTTTTATTTGGCGTGGGCGCGCTTCTCGGCGCGCTTCTGGGAGCCTATGCCGGTTGCTTCGTATTTGAAATCAGCCATGGCCGCCCTGCATCCGAAGCGTCACGGGCCTCTATGGGTGCTTTTTTTGGAAAATCCCTCGGCATGACCATTAAACTTTCGTTGGGCCTGACCATGTTCGCGCTTTGCGCACCGCGCGTCTGGCCTTAA